In the Campylobacter sp. RM6914 genome, one interval contains:
- a CDS encoding RDD family protein — MSADTIIQKLERENISLASFARRIYAFCIDEVLISILFMVIYWDKFAQVTTYEETVLLASALVFQMVVLKIIYQTFFTWYYGASIGKIMMKIICIDVDVLDKPNLAASLSRAAMRVFGEMSFYLGFVWAFGNSARQTWHDKLAKTVVVNVA, encoded by the coding sequence ATGAGCGCAGATACGATAATCCAAAAGCTTGAACGAGAAAATATCTCTTTGGCAAGTTTTGCAAGACGAATTTATGCGTTTTGCATAGATGAGGTGCTTATAAGCATTTTGTTTATGGTGATTTACTGGGATAAATTTGCGCAAGTGACCACATATGAAGAGACGGTTTTATTGGCCTCGGCGCTTGTCTTTCAGATGGTGGTTTTAAAGATAATATACCAGACATTTTTTACTTGGTATTATGGTGCCAGTATCGGTAAAATCATGATGAAAATAATTTGCATAGATGTTGATGTCCTTGATAAGCCAAATTTGGCGGCTAGTCTTTCAAGGGCGGCTATGAGAGTGTTTGGCGAGATGTCTTTTTATCTTGGATTTGTATGGGCATTTGGCAACTCGGCTCGTCAAACATGGCATGATAAGTTAGCAAAGACGGTCGTAGTAAATGTTGCGTAA
- the purD gene encoding phosphoribosylamine--glycine ligase yields the protein MKILIIGNGGREYAIGLKLQSETNVEKIYFAPGNGATSKIGENVLTSDFEQLAKFAIDNAIDLTIVGPEAPLSAGVVDVFKAHGLAVFGPSKAAARLEGSKAYMKDFLAKNNIKTAQYLNTDNKKEAFKFIDTLGLPVVVKADGLCAGKGVIIAQTHEEAKDAVSDMLSGDSFGDAGKRVVVEEYLDGFELSFFAICDGENFVSLPVAQDHKRLLDNDKGPNTGGMGAYAPSPLAGANLIKRLEDEVVKPTLKGMQNEGAPFCGVLFVGVMVVGDEPYVLEFNVRFGDPECEVLMPLIDGNLSEILLNAANGKLEAVKLKAQCAVGVVISSENYPYKNSPKAKISVKQIPENSHLVYAGVSEKDGEIYASGGRVLVCVGLGDSIKNAQERAYELCKNVEFKGMQYRKDIAWQALR from the coding sequence ATGAAAATCCTTATCATCGGCAACGGTGGCAGAGAATACGCCATCGGTTTAAAACTACAAAGCGAAACAAATGTTGAAAAGATCTATTTTGCTCCCGGTAACGGCGCAACTTCAAAAATCGGCGAAAATGTCTTAACGTCTGATTTTGAACAACTGGCCAAATTTGCCATAGATAACGCCATAGACCTTACTATAGTAGGGCCTGAAGCCCCGCTTAGTGCCGGCGTAGTAGATGTGTTTAAAGCACATGGGCTGGCTGTATTTGGACCAAGCAAAGCTGCGGCTAGACTTGAAGGTAGCAAGGCATACATGAAGGACTTTTTGGCTAAAAATAATATAAAAACCGCGCAGTACCTAAATACGGACAATAAGAAAGAGGCATTTAAATTTATAGATACATTAGGGCTTCCTGTCGTTGTTAAGGCTGATGGGCTATGTGCGGGTAAAGGCGTTATTATCGCTCAAACTCACGAAGAGGCAAAAGATGCGGTTAGTGATATGCTTAGTGGAGATAGCTTTGGCGATGCCGGAAAACGAGTTGTCGTCGAGGAGTATTTGGACGGATTTGAATTAAGCTTTTTTGCTATTTGCGATGGAGAAAATTTTGTAAGCTTGCCTGTAGCTCAAGATCATAAGCGTCTTCTTGATAACGACAAAGGTCCAAATACCGGCGGAATGGGCGCATATGCCCCAAGTCCATTGGCTGGTGCAAATTTGATAAAACGTCTTGAGGATGAGGTTGTAAAACCGACTTTAAAAGGTATGCAAAATGAGGGCGCGCCTTTTTGCGGAGTGCTCTTTGTAGGTGTTATGGTGGTTGGCGATGAGCCTTATGTGCTTGAATTTAATGTGAGATTTGGCGATCCTGAGTGCGAAGTGTTAATGCCTTTAATAGACGGAAACTTGAGTGAAATTTTACTAAATGCGGCAAATGGTAAGCTTGAAGCGGTTAAGCTAAAAGCACAATGTGCTGTCGGTGTTGTGATATCAAGCGAAAATTACCCTTATAAAAATTCACCAAAAGCAAAGATAAGCGTTAAGCAAATTCCTGAAAATTCACATTTAGTTTATGCAGGAGTTAGTGAAAAAGATGGTGAAATTTATGCTAGCGGTGGACGTGTTTTGGTCTGTGTAGGTCTTGGAGATAGTATAAAAAATGCGCAAGAAAGAGCATATGAGCTTTGTAAAAATGTAGAATTTAAAGGCATGCAATACCGCAAAGATATAGCTTGGCAGGCTCTTAGATGA
- a CDS encoding uroporphyrinogen-III synthase: protein MIYLVGSDLKFEGVKTLVLNEISFLKFDVNLNNYDALIITSKNSINALKFNEILPVENLQIYSIGKATSKAAMEFGFNKIYTAKNAHGNEFAHEILPFLAAKKVVFLRAKTTASNIFEILKNDGVSIDQIIAYENLYKPLKDEQRPPNGSVIIFTAPSAVRNFINNFGFDESYKVVAIGKTTANELKFAKNLKISQLQSVNECINIAKTLV, encoded by the coding sequence ATGATCTATCTAGTCGGTTCTGATTTAAAATTTGAAGGTGTTAAAACACTTGTTTTAAACGAAATTTCTTTTTTAAAATTTGATGTAAATTTAAATAATTACGACGCTCTTATTATAACTTCAAAAAACAGCATAAATGCTTTAAAATTTAATGAAATTTTACCAGTTGAAAATTTGCAAATTTACTCCATAGGTAAGGCGACAAGTAAGGCTGCGATGGAGTTTGGCTTTAATAAAATTTATACTGCCAAAAATGCTCACGGAAATGAATTTGCGCATGAAATTTTGCCGTTTTTGGCTGCGAAAAAAGTTGTTTTTTTAAGAGCCAAAACCACCGCTTCAAATATCTTTGAAATTTTAAAAAACGATGGCGTTAGCATAGATCAGATCATAGCTTATGAAAATTTATACAAGCCATTAAAAGACGAGCAGAGACCGCCAAATGGTAGCGTGATAATCTTTACCGCTCCATCTGCTGTTAGAAATTTTATCAACAATTTTGGCTTTGACGAGAGTTATAAGGTGGTTGCTATCGGTAAAACTACTGCAAACGAGCTTAAATTTGCTAAAAATTTAAAAATATCACAGCTTCAAAGCGTAAATGAATGTATCAACATAGCCAAAACGTTAGTTTAA
- a CDS encoding phosphoribosyltransferase family protein, giving the protein MAENIDKFKDQLDAAAKLLEILPKKELVDRKTIVVCMSLDSVLLTDFICKGLGLSYEMLFSEQIFAPNNPECSIGIVSETEDIVLDDALIRAFNISYDFVYGEAHRKYEEKILKNVYKYRKGNLLGKLKDRNILLIDEGCETGLTASVCIKTLMGLKVKSIAYATPVIATDVAASLNDLVDEIYMINKIADFIDVDSYYTKKIAVTSESIMSILEESPYYLPLQKQQGEKNNAI; this is encoded by the coding sequence ATGGCTGAAAATATAGATAAATTTAAAGACCAGCTCGATGCGGCGGCGAAACTACTTGAAATTTTACCAAAAAAGGAGCTCGTCGACAGAAAGACCATAGTGGTTTGTATGTCGCTTGATTCTGTTTTGCTGACGGATTTTATATGCAAAGGTCTGGGGCTTAGCTACGAGATGCTGTTTAGCGAACAGATATTTGCGCCAAATAACCCGGAGTGTAGCATAGGCATAGTAAGTGAAACCGAAGATATTGTTTTAGATGATGCCTTGATAAGAGCTTTTAATATAAGTTATGACTTTGTATACGGCGAAGCACATAGAAAATATGAAGAGAAAATTTTAAAAAACGTATACAAGTATAGAAAAGGAAATTTACTTGGCAAGCTAAAAGATAGAAATATCTTGCTTATAGATGAAGGCTGCGAAACAGGGCTTACCGCATCAGTTTGCATAAAGACTTTAATGGGCTTAAAAGTAAAATCAATCGCGTATGCCACACCCGTCATAGCAACCGATGTGGCTGCTAGCTTAAATGATTTAGTAGATGAAATTTATATGATAAATAAAATAGCCGACTTTATAGATGTGGATAGTTATTATACTAAAAAGATAGCCGTAACAAGTGAAAGTATAATGTCTATTTTAGAAGAGAGTCCTTACTATTTACCGTTACAAAAACAACAAGGAGAGAAAAATAATGCAATATAG
- a CDS encoding multidrug effflux MFS transporter — MKRKHNSKIFLLLFLGALSAFGPFVIDLYLPALPSISHWFNASTSLTQLTLTTSMAGLAIGQLLIGPISDKFGRKLPLTISLIIYTISTICIFFTASIEMFIFMRVIQGLSSAGSVVIARAVVGDLYSGHEMTKFFSLMMVINSLAPILSPIGGSFLLKVTDWRGIFVVLSVIGIVLFIANFNFKESLVSHRRMSVPLLETYGIYKKIILYKKFMLFVAILTFALGGMFAYIASSAFILQEVFGLSEVEYALCFGANGFALSVGAGISSKLKERRSLYVGVIGLFVSCVYLSVVFGLRLDVWFVVSCFFVQMFFTGFLLPISSALAMNCGREYAGSASAMLGFCPFFLGGIVSPLVGLGDIFVSTTIVICLCFLGVLISFVMVNKFGYLKAR; from the coding sequence ATGAAACGCAAACATAATTCAAAAATATTTTTATTGCTCTTTTTGGGTGCACTTTCCGCATTTGGACCATTTGTCATCGACCTTTATCTTCCAGCACTTCCGTCTATCTCGCATTGGTTTAACGCCTCAACCTCGCTTACGCAACTCACCCTTACCACAAGTATGGCAGGACTTGCGATCGGACAGTTGTTAATCGGTCCTATAAGTGATAAATTCGGACGAAAACTGCCTCTTACGATATCGCTTATCATCTATACTATAAGCACGATTTGTATATTTTTTACCGCAAGTATCGAGATGTTTATCTTTATGAGGGTTATCCAAGGACTCTCAAGTGCGGGCAGCGTAGTTATCGCTCGTGCGGTAGTAGGTGATCTTTACAGCGGTCATGAGATGACTAAATTTTTCTCACTCATGATGGTTATAAATTCGCTAGCACCCATTCTTTCTCCTATCGGCGGATCGTTCCTGCTTAAAGTTACAGACTGGCGCGGGATTTTTGTTGTACTTAGCGTGATAGGTATTGTGCTTTTTATCGCAAATTTTAACTTCAAAGAGAGCCTTGTTTCGCATCGCCGCATGAGCGTGCCGTTGCTTGAGACATACGGTATTTACAAAAAGATAATACTTTATAAAAAATTTATGCTTTTTGTTGCGATTTTAACATTTGCGCTTGGCGGAATGTTTGCGTATATCGCTTCAAGTGCGTTTATACTACAAGAGGTATTTGGTCTTAGTGAAGTTGAGTATGCACTTTGTTTTGGTGCAAACGGCTTTGCTTTAAGCGTTGGTGCCGGTATCTCAAGCAAGCTTAAAGAAAGGCGCTCTCTTTATGTCGGAGTTATAGGACTTTTTGTTTCATGCGTGTATCTTAGCGTGGTTTTTGGGTTAAGACTTGATGTTTGGTTTGTGGTGTCTTGCTTTTTTGTCCAGATGTTTTTTACGGGCTTTTTACTGCCGATATCTTCGGCACTTGCGATGAATTGTGGCAGAGAGTATGCGGGCTCGGCATCTGCTATGCTTGGTTTTTGCCCGTTTTTCCTAGGTGGTATAGTTTCGCCACTTGTTGGGCTTGGAGATATATTTGTCAGCACGACTATAGTGATATGCTTGTGTTTTTTAGGTGTGCTTATATCGTTCGTGATGGTAAATAAATTTGGATATTTAAAGGCAAGATAG
- a CDS encoding polyribonucleotide nucleotidyltransferase: MQYSIEVNNQVEIFDLNKVAKQAAGAVLLRVKNTVVLATVAREDTQVSEDFLPLTVQYIEKAYAAGRIPGGYVKRETKPGDFETLTARIIDRSLRPLFPKGYAYPTQIVVMVLSADPEVDLQVVGLNAASVALYLSDIPVNRPVCGVRVGYIDDEFVINPSNSKLKESALDLYVAGTKDELLMIEMRSLPQQSAQIIPIAAIDPIMSPSLEDNIIDKQSMNEFSEDKMVEAIDFAAKAILRASNAYEEAFKEHKKDDAVLELKPEIENENIAVYIDKFYKNDVKNAINQMAKSERASELTKIAKQILSDEIAQQEGWEEGVISNVLGKFKKKIVREQIINEGIRADGRRLDEVRPISIETNVLPNAHGSCLFTRGQTQALVVATLGTDSDAQMYDILTEKTALVEKFMFNYNFPGFSVGEASPLKAPGRRELGHGNLAKRALTPSIDVNSPYTMRVVSEILESNGSSSMASVCGGSLALRAAGVDTQKLVAGVAMGLVFEGDKHAVLTDIMGLEDHDGDMDFKVAGSRDGITALQMDIKLGGISLEVLKEALEQAKRGREHILNLMEEADNAIVVNEEILPKLELFSVDPGKIVDIIGQAGKTIKEIIERFEVSIDLDREKGEVKIAGGAKRNVDAAKDYIIEITSKDNSRGFSKKPHGRDRDKDRAKPTFNIGDKFQGAVKNVVDFGVFVELKDGVDGLLHISKIKTPLKVGDVVEVVVSEQKGNKISLSLAE, translated from the coding sequence ATGCAATATAGTATAGAAGTAAATAATCAGGTTGAAATTTTCGACCTAAATAAAGTTGCAAAACAAGCAGCTGGGGCGGTTTTACTACGTGTTAAAAACACGGTTGTCTTGGCTACGGTGGCTAGGGAAGATACGCAAGTTAGCGAGGACTTTTTACCGCTTACCGTCCAATATATAGAAAAAGCTTACGCCGCAGGAAGGATACCTGGTGGTTATGTAAAGCGTGAAACTAAGCCGGGTGATTTTGAAACATTAACAGCGCGTATTATTGACCGCTCTTTAAGACCACTTTTTCCTAAAGGCTACGCCTATCCTACACAAATAGTTGTTATGGTGCTATCGGCAGATCCAGAGGTTGATTTGCAAGTTGTAGGACTTAATGCGGCTTCGGTTGCACTTTATCTAAGTGATATACCGGTTAATCGTCCTGTTTGCGGTGTTAGGGTTGGATATATAGATGATGAATTCGTCATAAATCCAAGCAATTCTAAATTAAAAGAGAGCGCGCTTGATCTTTACGTGGCAGGTACAAAAGATGAACTTTTGATGATAGAGATGAGAAGCCTCCCTCAACAAAGTGCACAGATAATACCTATCGCGGCTATTGATCCGATAATGAGTCCTAGCCTTGAAGATAACATTATCGACAAACAAAGCATGAATGAATTTAGTGAAGATAAAATGGTCGAGGCGATAGACTTTGCGGCTAAGGCGATACTTCGCGCGAGCAATGCCTACGAAGAGGCATTTAAAGAACATAAAAAAGATGACGCAGTCCTTGAGCTAAAACCTGAAATAGAAAATGAAAACATAGCTGTTTATATCGATAAATTTTATAAAAACGATGTTAAAAATGCTATCAACCAAATGGCAAAAAGCGAGCGTGCAAGCGAGCTTACAAAGATAGCCAAGCAAATTTTAAGCGACGAAATAGCCCAGCAAGAAGGATGGGAAGAGGGCGTTATCTCAAATGTTCTTGGTAAATTTAAGAAAAAAATCGTCCGCGAACAAATCATCAACGAAGGAATTCGTGCTGACGGCAGAAGACTTGACGAGGTTCGTCCAATAAGCATTGAAACAAATGTCCTGCCAAATGCACATGGCTCATGTTTGTTTACTCGCGGTCAGACACAAGCCTTGGTTGTTGCTACGCTAGGAACTGACAGTGATGCACAGATGTATGATATCTTAACAGAAAAAACAGCTCTTGTAGAAAAATTTATGTTTAACTATAACTTCCCTGGATTTAGCGTTGGCGAAGCAAGCCCTCTTAAGGCACCGGGCAGACGTGAACTAGGACATGGCAACCTTGCAAAACGTGCACTAACTCCAAGTATAGATGTAAATTCCCCATATACAATGCGTGTTGTTTCTGAAATTTTAGAAAGTAACGGCTCAAGCTCTATGGCAAGTGTTTGTGGTGGCTCTTTGGCGCTTCGTGCAGCTGGTGTAGACACGCAAAAGTTAGTTGCGGGAGTTGCGATGGGTCTTGTGTTTGAAGGCGACAAGCATGCTGTTTTAACCGATATTATGGGGCTTGAAGACCATGATGGCGATATGGACTTTAAGGTCGCTGGAAGTCGTGACGGTATAACTGCGCTTCAGATGGATATAAAACTTGGCGGAATTAGCCTTGAAGTTCTTAAAGAGGCGCTTGAACAGGCAAAACGCGGTCGCGAGCATATCTTAAATTTAATGGAAGAAGCAGACAATGCGATCGTTGTTAATGAAGAAATTTTGCCAAAGCTTGAACTCTTTAGTGTTGATCCGGGTAAGATAGTAGATATCATCGGACAAGCCGGCAAAACCATAAAAGAGATAATCGAACGCTTTGAAGTATCAATTGATCTTGATAGAGAAAAAGGTGAGGTTAAAATAGCCGGTGGTGCTAAGAGAAATGTTGATGCGGCAAAAGATTATATTATAGAAATCACGTCAAAAGATAACTCAAGAGGTTTTTCTAAAAAACCACACGGACGCGACCGTGATAAAGATAGAGCAAAACCTACGTTTAATATCGGAGATAAATTTCAAGGTGCTGTAAAAAATGTTGTCGATTTTGGTGTTTTTGTCGAGTTAAAAGATGGTGTAGACGGGCTTTTACATATATCTAAAATAAAAACTCCACTAAAAGTAGGCGATGTTGTAGAGGTTGTAGTTAGCGAACAAAAAGGTAATAAAATTTCGCTATCTTTAGCAGAGTAA
- a CDS encoding MmcQ/YjbR family DNA-binding protein: protein MSLKESIASHIKDKFDIKGERVFEKYPKINVFRHKDNQKWFAIILSADAKSLDFSDEARQKFKGEVELLNLKCDPSLAYLLHDQIRIIPAYHMSKKHWVSINLNSDISKEQVFDLIDESFTLSAKKSKRSEKR from the coding sequence ATGAGTCTAAAAGAAAGTATCGCAAGCCACATAAAAGATAAATTTGATATAAAGGGCGAAAGGGTGTTTGAAAAATACCCTAAAATCAATGTTTTTAGACATAAGGACAACCAAAAATGGTTTGCTATCATACTATCGGCAGATGCTAAAAGTCTTGATTTTAGCGATGAGGCAAGGCAGAAATTTAAAGGCGAAGTCGAACTTTTAAATTTAAAGTGCGATCCATCTCTTGCTTATCTTTTGCACGATCAAATTCGTATAATCCCGGCGTATCATATGAGTAAAAAGCACTGGGTAAGCATAAATTTAAACAGCGATATCTCAAAAGAACAAGTTTTTGACCTCATAGACGAGAGCTTTACATTAAGCGCTAAAAAGAGCAAGCGAAGTGAAAAGCGCTAG
- a CDS encoding LPS-assembly protein LptD, producing the protein MLRKVLPLTLACCLNSFADIQNVQLLADNVSQEAGVITAEKNVVVYSQTYLVTADRAIYDQNNSIIELFGNVNMMKGVGEISRSSYAKINLKNNESSFEALFMMDKEMEVWMKSDESSSDDEYYRTKRALVSSCNVQDPDWSISSSSAMLNKESKFLHMFNPVFTVDLPFVGDTPVFYLPYFGFPTDTTRRTGLLPPDMGYSAGEGVYFKQPVYFAPYNEWDLQLDPQIRTKRGAGLYGSFRFVDSPDSRGEFSFGAFRDRESYREREANKNTKELSLKNKTHKGISFEYERDKLVKYLTDAPLQEGLWINATDLNDIDYLNLKGREDDFDSLVTSKFNYFIANEKHFLGAYTKYYIDTEKVGSRYENKTTLQELPSLQYHKFTDTLVLPNLLYSVDVQSHRYDRHIGVTATQYELNVPVSFHLPVFDEAATFSFYENFYASRIDYNRKAISAIDLSEDKSDIYVNNYHRLALHTDLAKPYDDFFHAINFGVEYIKKGYNRGDLSDEYIYSGTVYAGLKNQYENFLAQEKTKDEFLAYATQYFYNSEGRKIIRHTISQGYYTGEDEYGNLKNTIALYPTKNLSFYNKLEYSHVDNEFKKLQSGARYSNDRFGASIMHTMLKKGNSDKDSYLTSYTSINLPRQYKLTGAWQYNLERDYTKTWSVGVLHHRKCWNYGLIYKKDIEPVTTTDGSATRKVNGFLFTVNFYPMGGINYDFSVESDPSTGSS; encoded by the coding sequence ATGTTGCGTAAAGTTTTACCGCTTACATTAGCTTGCTGCTTAAATTCTTTTGCCGATATCCAAAATGTCCAGCTTTTAGCCGATAACGTAAGCCAAGAAGCCGGTGTAATAACTGCCGAAAAAAACGTTGTTGTCTACTCTCAAACATACCTTGTTACGGCTGACCGTGCTATTTATGATCAAAATAATTCCATAATAGAACTCTTTGGCAATGTAAACATGATGAAAGGTGTTGGAGAAATTTCACGCTCAAGTTATGCAAAGATAAATCTAAAAAACAACGAAAGTAGTTTTGAAGCGCTTTTTATGATGGATAAAGAGATGGAAGTCTGGATGAAGAGCGACGAAAGTAGCTCTGATGATGAGTATTACCGCACAAAAAGAGCTTTAGTATCAAGTTGTAATGTGCAAGATCCGGACTGGAGTATATCTTCAAGCTCTGCCATGTTAAATAAAGAAAGCAAATTTTTGCATATGTTTAACCCGGTTTTTACCGTCGATCTACCATTTGTCGGCGATACTCCGGTGTTTTACCTTCCGTATTTTGGATTTCCAACAGATACTACTAGAAGAACCGGACTTTTGCCGCCTGATATGGGATATAGTGCAGGCGAGGGGGTTTATTTTAAACAGCCTGTTTATTTTGCCCCGTATAACGAGTGGGACTTGCAGCTTGACCCACAAATACGAACCAAAAGAGGTGCTGGACTTTATGGTTCGTTTAGATTTGTTGATTCGCCTGATTCAAGAGGAGAGTTTAGTTTTGGAGCCTTTAGAGACCGTGAGAGTTACCGCGAAAGAGAGGCAAATAAAAACACAAAAGAGCTAAGTCTAAAAAATAAAACTCACAAAGGTATTAGCTTTGAGTATGAGCGCGATAAACTTGTAAAATACCTAACTGACGCACCTTTACAAGAGGGTTTGTGGATAAATGCTACTGATTTAAATGACATAGACTATTTAAATTTAAAGGGAAGAGAAGACGACTTTGACTCGTTGGTGACTTCTAAATTTAACTATTTTATAGCAAATGAAAAGCACTTTTTGGGAGCTTACACGAAGTATTATATAGATACTGAAAAAGTAGGTAGCAGATATGAAAACAAAACCACCCTTCAAGAGCTACCAAGTCTTCAGTATCATAAATTTACCGACACTTTAGTATTGCCAAATTTGCTTTACTCTGTTGATGTTCAGTCGCATAGATACGACCGTCATATCGGTGTAACGGCGACTCAGTATGAGTTAAATGTTCCTGTTTCATTTCACTTGCCGGTATTCGACGAAGCTGCGACATTTTCTTTTTATGAAAATTTCTATGCAAGCCGTATAGATTATAATAGAAAAGCAATCTCTGCGATTGATTTAAGCGAGGACAAGAGCGATATTTATGTAAATAATTATCACAGACTAGCGCTTCACACAGACCTTGCTAAGCCTTATGATGACTTCTTTCATGCTATAAATTTTGGTGTCGAATATATCAAAAAAGGCTATAATAGGGGTGATCTAAGTGATGAGTATATTTACTCGGGTACCGTATATGCAGGGCTTAAAAACCAATACGAAAATTTCTTAGCACAAGAAAAAACAAAAGATGAATTTTTAGCATATGCGACTCAGTATTTTTACAACTCAGAAGGCAGAAAAATTATAAGGCATACCATTTCTCAAGGATACTATACCGGCGAAGACGAGTATGGAAATTTAAAAAATACCATCGCACTATATCCGACTAAAAATTTATCTTTTTACAACAAGCTTGAGTATTCTCATGTAGATAATGAATTTAAAAAGCTTCAAAGCGGAGCAAGATACTCAAATGATAGATTTGGTGCGAGCATTATGCATACTATGTTAAAAAAAGGAAATTCTGATAAGGACAGCTATTTAACTAGCTATACATCTATAAATTTGCCTCGTCAGTATAAATTAACAGGCGCTTGGCAATATAACCTTGAGCGGGATTATACGAAGACATGGAGTGTTGGCGTGCTACATCATAGAAAATGTTGGAACTACGGTCTTATATACAAAAAAGACATAGAGCCTGTAACTACAACCGATGGTTCAGCTACAAGAAAAGTAAACGGCTTTTTATTTACTGTAAATTTTTACCCTATGGGCGGTATTAATTATGATTTCTCAGTAGAGTCTGACCCTAGCACCGGAAGTAGCTAA
- a CDS encoding DNA-deoxyinosine glycosylase: MKSASYTHPFEPIFDKNSQILILGSFPSVISREAGFYYSHPQNRFYKVLASLFNEQIPKETNGKIEFLLKHKIALYDAALMCEIKGSSDADMRRIIPVNLSPIFDTAKIRQVYANGGKAYEICNKFLKDEILQATGKNVTPLPSTSPRNAKFSLERLIKEYAVILNK, from the coding sequence GTGAAAAGCGCTAGTTATACTCATCCTTTTGAGCCGATTTTTGATAAAAATTCGCAAATTTTAATACTCGGCTCATTTCCGTCAGTTATCTCACGTGAGGCCGGATTTTATTATTCACATCCTCAAAATCGCTTTTATAAAGTTCTTGCTTCACTTTTTAACGAGCAAATTCCAAAAGAGACAAATGGCAAGATAGAGTTTTTGCTAAAACATAAGATCGCCCTTTATGACGCCGCTTTGATGTGCGAGATAAAGGGTTCAAGTGACGCTGATATGAGGCGGATAATTCCTGTAAATTTAAGTCCGATTTTTGATACGGCAAAGATCAGGCAAGTTTATGCAAACGGCGGTAAAGCTTATGAAATTTGCAACAAATTTTTAAAAGACGAAATTTTACAAGCAACGGGCAAAAACGTCACGCCTCTTCCTTCGACAAGCCCTAGAAATGCCAAATTTAGCCTCGAAAGACTTATAAAAGAGTATGCGGTTATACTAAATAAGTGA